The genomic stretch GGCAAAATCGCGGCCCAGCACGCTGTGCAGCCGCCCGTGCAATGCGTCAAACAGATCGCCCGTCTGCGCATCGGCGCGAAACACCACCCGGCTGTCGCCATCTGATCCATCGCGCAGGATGAAGGTCACGAAAGGTTCCGCCATCGCCAGCCGCTTGACGACATCGGTAACGGCCTGCGCCTCTGCCCGGTCGGTGCGCAGGAATTTCAGCCGCGCAGGGGTGGCATAGAACATATCGCGCAATTCAACGACCGTGCCAGCGCTCAGCGCGGCGGGGCGCACATCGCTGATCCGCCCGCCCGAGACGGCGATACTATGCGCGCCATCACCCGCCGTGCGGCTGGTGATCAGCAGACGTCCGACAGCGCCAAGCGAGGCCAGCGCCTCGCCCCGAAAACCGAAAGACGTGATATTCAGCAGGTCCGATCCGTCGATCTTGGATGTCGCATGCCGCGACAGCGCCATGGGCAGGTCATCCGCCGTCATGCCGCAGCCATCATCGCTGACGCGGATCAGGGTCTTGCCGCCATCCGCGATCACCACCTCGATCCGGGTTGCACCGGCGTCGATACTGTTTTCCACCAATTCCTTGACCGCAGAGGCGGGGCGTTCCAACACCTCGCCCGCCGCGATCCGGTTGATGGCGGCGTCGTCCAGCTGCCGGATCACCGGGCGGGGCTGTATCTGGGGGGCAGATGCGATCATGCCACAATCCTTAGCATGATCACGCGATTCTGACAGCGTCGTTTCGCGTCAATCTGCGCTTTCCAGCCCTTCGGGCTGACCGACCACCACGAAATGCAGCTCATCGGCGCGTAACAGCTCTGCCGCGACGCGATTGGCGTCTTGTAATGTGACGGCCTCGATATAGGCGTTGCGGTTAACGACGTAATCGGGCGGCAGGTCGATCATCTGCATCCCCACCATGATCGCGGCAATCGCGGCATTGCCATCAAAGCGCAGCGGATATTCGCCTGTCAGATAGGTCTTGGCGGCGGCGAGTTCTTCTTGGGTCAGGCCTTCGCTGGCCATGCGGTCCCATTCGGCGCGGATGATCGTGATCGCCTCGGCGATGGTCTCGTTGGCGGATGCAAGGCTGCCGATCACCATTTCCGCATGGAACATCGGCGCAAGACTGCTGCCGATGCCATAGGTCAGGCCGCGCTTTTCGCGGACCTCGGTCATCAGGCGGGATTCGAAACCGCCCGCGCCAAGGACATGGTTCACGATGAAGGCGGCAAAGAAATCGGGGTCATCGCGTTTCATGCCGGCATGGCCGAACAGGGCAAAGGATTGCGGATTGGCAAAATCGATCACCGTGATGCCGCCATCCAGACCAAAGGCCACATCCGCAGGCGGTGGCGGCCCTTGGGCGGGCAGATCACCTAGCAGCGCATCCAGCATCGGACCGACCTGGTCCACCGTCACATCCCCCACGACAGAGACATAGAGCCGGTCGCGGGTCAGCGCATTCGCATGGGCGGTGATGATATCGTCGCGGGTCAGCGCGGTGACACTGTCCAGCGTGCCATCCAGCGGCGTGCCATAGGGATGATCGCCAAAAGCCGCGGCATCAAAGGCCGCATCGGCAATGCTGCGCGGATTGACCGCATCGCTGGCGATCCCGGCCAGCACCTGCGCGCGCACGCGGTCGATGGCGGATTGGTCAAAGCGTGGCGCGATCAGCGCCTGTTCCAGCAGGGCCAGCGCCTCGGTCTTGTTTTCGGTCAGGAATTGCGCGGAAATGCTGATCGTATCGTCGGTCGCACGAAAGCTGAACCGCGCGGCCAGGCGTTCAAGCTCGGTCTGGAATGCCTGCGCATCCAGATCGCCTGCGCCTTCTTCCAGCAGGGCGGCCATCAGATTGGTCGCGCCACGCTTGCCGGGCAGGTCCAGCGATGCGCCGCCGCGAAACCGGATTTCCAGCGCGACAAAGGGGATGCCGGGTTCTTCGACGACCCAGGCGTTGATCCCGCCATCGGATGTCACCTGGTGGATGGCGATTTCGGCCTGTGCGCTGGCTGCCAGCAAAGCGCACCAAAGGAATGTGACGATCCGCAGCATCAGCGTGCCTCCTCTTGCGCGGCCACGACCCAGCCGGTCACGGCGCTGTTGCGATCAAAGATGCGGGCGGCGACATCCTTGATCTGTGCGGGTGTGACCGCTTGCAGAATGGCGGGCCAATCCTGCACATCCGCCACCGTCAGCCCGGTGGTCAGCGCCATCCCATAGCGCCGCGCAAGCCCCTGTGCATCATCACGCGCATAGATTTCCGAGGCGCGCAGCTGGGTGCGGATTGCCTCCATCCGGGCGGGGTCAATCTCGCTGTCCATGAAGGCTGTGATGACCTCGTCCATCGCGGCTTCGGCAGCGGACAGGGTCACATCCTCGGATGGCAGGACCACGACAGAGAATGTCGTCTGATCCAGCGACATGCCGCTATAGCTTGCGTTGGTGTAAAGCGCGGTCTGCGTGTCGAATTGCAAAGCGCGGCCAAGGTCGGATGTAAAGGGCGACCCGCCCAGCAATTCCGCCAGATAGACAAGGGCGGCTGCATCTTCTTGCGCGCGGCTTTCGCGTTCCGGCGCAAGATAACTGCGCACGATATAAGGCTGGCTGACGCGCGGATCGACATAGGTGATCCGGCGCTCGGCGCGCTGTGGCGGCTCGGTCGGGCGGATGCGTTCGGGCAGATCGGCATTGGCGGGGATCGGGCCGTAATGTTCGCGCGCCAGCGCCAGCACATCCTCGGGGTCGACGTCTCCGGCGACGATCAGCACCGCGTTATTGGGGGCGTAATGGCGTTGATAAAAGGCCGTCAGTTCCGGCATATCCAGCTGCGCGATTTCATGCTGCCAACCGATGATCGGCACGCCGTAACGGTGGTTTTGATATTGCGCGGCCATCATCTGTTCACGCGCCAGCGCACCGGGGTTGCTGTCTGTGACCTGTGCGCGTTCTTCCAACACGACGCGGCGTTCGGTGCTGATATCCTCGGGGGTCAGCGCCAGATTGGTCATCCGGTTTGCTTCCATCTGCATCATCAGGTCCAGACGGTCGGCGGCGACGCGCTGGAAATAGCCGGTGTAATCGAAACTGGTAAAGGCGTTGTCGCTGCCGCCATTGGCCGCGACCACCTGTGAAAATTCACCCGGCGCCAGCATATCGGTGCCTTTGAACATCAGATGTTCCAGAAAATGCGCCACACCGGATTGCCCTTCGGGTTCATCCGCGGACCCGACCTTGTACCAGACCATATGCACGACAACAGGCGCGCGGCGGTCTTCGATCACGACGACATCCATACCGTTGTCGAGCGTGTAGGTCGTGACCTCTTCGGCAGCGGCGGTGAGCGCCAGAAAGATCAGGCTGATTGCGGCGAAAAAGCGTGTCATAGGCCCCCTGCGGTGTCGTTGGTTTCGCTATTAGCTACGCCGCCGGGCGCGATCTTCAAGCGGCCATACGCCGATGTGAAGGCCGGTTTCAGCGTGCGCTGGCCGGGCGCGGGTTCGCGCGGTTCGTCTGTCCGGGTGTCGGCGGCGGCAGATCGAGCGTCGGCGGCATCTGTAGCGGGTCGGCGATGACAAGCGACATTTCGGCGGGGCCAACATTCGTTGTGCCAAAGTCACGCAGTGAACCCTCGTTCCTGCTGCATGCCGCCAGCAACGCAAGGGCAATTCCGGAAAGAGCAAAGGCGCGCATCAGAGGTCCTTTTCGTGGTGTTGCAAATGATTACCGCATGGAACCGCCAAGGTCACGCAGCTTTCTTGCCATCTTCCCCAAGAAAGGCCAGCCCGATGGCACCCGCAAAGATCGCGATATCGGCGACGTTGAATGCATAGGGGTTGTTGAACCCGCAGCAGGACATGTTCAAAAAATCCGCGACAGCCCCATAGATGATCCGGTCGATGACATTGCCCAGCGCCCCGCCGATCAGGAAACCGCCCGCGATATAGGCCCATTTGGTCCCGCCGCTGCGGTTCAGCCACCAGATCACGCCGGCGCTGATCAGCAAGGCCACCGCGATCAAGACCCAGCGCATGTCGTAATCGGCGAACAGGCCGAAATTCACGCCACGGTTCCACGCCATGCGGAATTCGATGAAAGGTGGCCAGACCTCGATGATCCCGTCCTGTTCGTTGATCAGGCCCAGCCAATGCACCACGAAATACTTGCTGATCTGGTCGATCAGAAAGACCCAGAATCCGGTCCAGAACATCAGGCGCATCAATCCCCCCCTAATGCCGGAAATGGCGCATGCCGGTAAAGACCATGGCGATACCGGCGGCATCGGCGGCGGCGATCACCTCGTCATCGCGCATCGACCCGCCGGGCTGGATCACGCAGGTCGCACCGGCGGCGGCGGCTTCCATCAACCCATCTGCAAAGGGAAAGAATGCATCCGACGCGACCGCCGATCCGATGGTCAGCGGCGCGGGCAGGCCCATCGCCTCGGCCATGCGTTCGGCCTTTTTGGCGGCGATCAGCGCGCTATCCAGCCGCGACATCTGGCCCGCCCCCACGCCCACGGTCGCGCCGTTCTTGACATAGACGATGGCATTGGACTTGACGTGTTTGGCGACTTTCCAAGCGAACAACAGATCGATCATCTGGGCCGCGCTGGGCGCGAGCTTGGTCACGACCTTCAGATCATCCATGCCGATATGGCCGGTATCCTTGTCCTGCACCAGCATCCCGCCCGCGACCTGCCGGTAGGTGGTGATCGGGGCGGTCACATCGGGCAGGCCATCAGTGGTCAAAAGGCGCAGGTTCTTCTTGGCCGCGAAAACCGCCTTGGCCGCATCGGACGCGCCGGGGGCGATGACGACTTCGGTGAAAATTTCGACGATGGCCTTGGCGGTGGCTTCGTCCAGCGGCTGGTTCAGCGCGACGATCCCGCCGAAGGCGCTGGTGCGGTCGCAGTCAAAGGCGTTTTGATAGGCCTCCAGCAATGTCGCGCCGCGCGCCACGCCGCAGGGGTTGGCGTGTTTGATGATCGCCACGGCAGGGCCATCCGCAGGGGCGAATTCCGCCACCAATTCAAATGCGGCATCGGTGTCGTTGATGTTGTTATAGGACAATTCCTTGCCCTGATGCTGCACCGCCGTCGCCACACCGGGGCGACCTGTGCCGTCGGTGTAAAAGGCCGCCGCCTGATGGCTGTTTTCGCCATAACGCATGGTTTGCTTATAGGTGCCAGCGAACGACCGGCGGCGCGGTGTCGTGTCACCAATGGCCCCTGCCATCCATGTGCTGACAGCCGTGTCATAGGCGGCGGTGCGCGCATAGGCGGTTTGGGCAAGGCGCTGGCGCAGCGCCAAAGTGGTCTGGCCCGCATTGGCATCCATATCCGCCAGCAGCAGATCATAATCCTGCACATCGGTGACCACCGCGACAAAAGCATGGTTTTTCGCGGCAGAGCGGATCATCGCCGGCCCGCCGATATCGATGTTTTCGATGCAGGTGTCGAAATCGGCGCCTTTGGCGACTGTTTCCTCGAAAGGATAAAGGTTCACGACCAACAGATCTATGGGGCCGATATTATGTTCGACCATCGCGTCACGGTGGCTTTCAAGGTCGCGCCGGGCCAGCAAGCCGCCATGCACCACCGGATGCAGCGTCTTGACCCGCCCATCCATCATTTCGGGAAAACCGGTGAAATCGGACACATCGCGCACCGCAAGCCCGGCATCGCGCAGCGCCTTGGCAGTGCCGCCGGTGGACAAAAGCTCGACACCCCGCGCGGCCA from Yoonia vestfoldensis encodes the following:
- a CDS encoding M16 family metallopeptidase; translation: MLRIVTFLWCALLAASAQAEIAIHQVTSDGGINAWVVEEPGIPFVALEIRFRGGASLDLPGKRGATNLMAALLEEGAGDLDAQAFQTELERLAARFSFRATDDTISISAQFLTENKTEALALLEQALIAPRFDQSAIDRVRAQVLAGIASDAVNPRSIADAAFDAAAFGDHPYGTPLDGTLDSVTALTRDDIITAHANALTRDRLYVSVVGDVTVDQVGPMLDALLGDLPAQGPPPPADVAFGLDGGITVIDFANPQSFALFGHAGMKRDDPDFFAAFIVNHVLGAGGFESRLMTEVREKRGLTYGIGSSLAPMFHAEMVIGSLASANETIAEAITIIRAEWDRMASEGLTQEELAAAKTYLTGEYPLRFDGNAAIAAIMVGMQMIDLPPDYVVNRNAYIEAVTLQDANRVAAELLRADELHFVVVGQPEGLESAD
- a CDS encoding M16 family metallopeptidase gives rise to the protein MTRFFAAISLIFLALTAAAEEVTTYTLDNGMDVVVIEDRRAPVVVHMVWYKVGSADEPEGQSGVAHFLEHLMFKGTDMLAPGEFSQVVAANGGSDNAFTSFDYTGYFQRVAADRLDLMMQMEANRMTNLALTPEDISTERRVVLEERAQVTDSNPGALAREQMMAAQYQNHRYGVPIIGWQHEIAQLDMPELTAFYQRHYAPNNAVLIVAGDVDPEDVLALAREHYGPIPANADLPERIRPTEPPQRAERRITYVDPRVSQPYIVRSYLAPERESRAQEDAAALVYLAELLGGSPFTSDLGRALQFDTQTALYTNASYSGMSLDQTTFSVVVLPSEDVTLSAAEAAMDEVITAFMDSEIDPARMEAIRTQLRASEIYARDDAQGLARRYGMALTTGLTVADVQDWPAILQAVTPAQIKDVAARIFDRNSAVTGWVVAAQEEAR
- a CDS encoding DUF3035 domain-containing protein encodes the protein MRAFALSGIALALLAACSRNEGSLRDFGTTNVGPAEMSLVIADPLQMPPTLDLPPPTPGQTNRANPRPASAR
- the lspA gene encoding signal peptidase II, giving the protein MRLMFWTGFWVFLIDQISKYFVVHWLGLINEQDGIIEVWPPFIEFRMAWNRGVNFGLFADYDMRWVLIAVALLISAGVIWWLNRSGGTKWAYIAGGFLIGGALGNVIDRIIYGAVADFLNMSCCGFNNPYAFNVADIAIFAGAIGLAFLGEDGKKAA
- the purH gene encoding bifunctional phosphoribosylaminoimidazolecarboxamide formyltransferase/IMP cyclohydrolase, whose product is MTDLAPLRRALISVSDKTGLTELGHALAARGVELLSTGGTAKALRDAGLAVRDVSDFTGFPEMMDGRVKTLHPVVHGGLLARRDLESHRDAMVEHNIGPIDLLVVNLYPFEETVAKGADFDTCIENIDIGGPAMIRSAAKNHAFVAVVTDVQDYDLLLADMDANAGQTTLALRQRLAQTAYARTAAYDTAVSTWMAGAIGDTTPRRRSFAGTYKQTMRYGENSHQAAAFYTDGTGRPGVATAVQHQGKELSYNNINDTDAAFELVAEFAPADGPAVAIIKHANPCGVARGATLLEAYQNAFDCDRTSAFGGIVALNQPLDEATAKAIVEIFTEVVIAPGASDAAKAVFAAKKNLRLLTTDGLPDVTAPITTYRQVAGGMLVQDKDTGHIGMDDLKVVTKLAPSAAQMIDLLFAWKVAKHVKSNAIVYVKNGATVGVGAGQMSRLDSALIAAKKAERMAEAMGLPAPLTIGSAVASDAFFPFADGLMEAAAAGATCVIQPGGSMRDDEVIAAADAAGIAMVFTGMRHFRH